In the Sulfurovum sp. UBA12169 genome, ATAGATCATTAAAGTTTAAAGTTGTGAGTACCGTACATGGTTTTAATAGTGTAAATTTTTACAGCAAGATCATGACGATGGGCGATCATGTGATTTGCGTGAGCGGAGCTATCAAGTCTTATGTCCAAGAGCATTATCATACGGCTGATGAAAAGATCACGATAATTTCAAGAGGTATAGATCTGGTCAAATTTAATCCGGAAAATATTGATAAAGATTTTATCAAACAGTTTTCTAAGCAGTATGGGCTAGAAGGGAGATTTGTTGTATCAGTAGTAGGGCGGATTACACAGCTCAAGGACCACCAAACGTTTATTCGCGCGATTGCACTTTTAAAGCACGAAAACCCCACGATAGCAGGCTTGATCGTTGGTGGTGCGCATGAAGACAAACAAGGTTATTTTGATGGGCTTAAAAAATTGGTTGGCCAATTGGGAGCGGATGAAAATATCATTTTTACCGGATCCCAGGATAAGGTAGCAGAGATTTATACCTTGAGCGATGTGGTCGTGAGTAGTTCCAAAAAGCCCGAAAGTTTCGGCAGAAGTGTTGCCGAAGCCTTGGCGCTCAATACGCCCGTTGTTGCTACTGCTCACGGCGGGGTTTTGGATATCATTATCGAGGGAGGAAACGGCTTTTTTTATCCTGTGGGAGATGCTTATGGGTTGGCAGAAAAGATCATGGCGTGCCGTACTCTGAAGTTTGACGGATATGATTATGTTTCTAAATTTTTTTCTCTAAAGCAGATGGTAGAGAAGACGTTAGCGGTTTATAAGGATAAGTTGTGATGATTAAAAAGGTACGATATGGCTGAAATATTAGCATTGGGTGATTGCAACACAGCGGGTGTAGGTGATTTGTATGCTCAATCCTATCCAGAATTGTTTGCAAAAAAGATTGGAAAAAACGTAAAAAATTGTGGGTATACAATGTCTACCACAAGGGAAATGATACATTTTTTTAATAACAATTTTACGAAAGATACAGAGATAATTTTAATACAATATGGCTTGGTTGATTCGTGGAAAACGTTTAAATATTCTCCCTATGTGTTGTACTATCCAGATACGACAGCCAGAAAATTTTTTAGAAAATTAGTAAAAAAATATAAAAAAATCTGTAAAAAATTAGGTTTAAATGAATTGCTTGGCGTTAAAAATGTTGTTGATTTGGATGAATACAAAAAGAATATCGAATATGTTATTGAGAAAGCAATAGGGCGTAAAATTTTTTTAATTGATACAATTCCAAATCAAGAAACCTTTAGAAACAATGAAATACAAAAATACAATGAAATAATGAAGATATTAAGCTTGAAGTATCAAAATGTTTTTAAAGTAAATACATATTATGATTTTGAGGGTCAGAAAAAGTTTTATTTGGATGAAACACATATGAATGCTGAAGGAATTAAATTAATAACTGACAACATTTTAACAGTTTATGTAGACACAATAAGTTTACAATAGGCGAATATATGACAGTTGTGCAATTTTTAGCATCAAAGGGACGAGGAGGACTAGAGAGTATCTTTTCAGATTTATGCCTTGCCCTCAGTGCTCACGTTAAGCTTCATGTGATTGTGTTTAAAGATAGTGATGTTTTATCAACTTTGGATAATCGTGTGCAAATCCATCTATTGTCTTCTTATTCTAGTAGATTTAATCCTTTATTGTATTTTGAACTTTTCTTGCTGCTTAAAAAAATTAAACCCGATCTTGTGCATACTCATGGCGCCAAAGCAACAGAGATTATGTACCATCTTTCACAAATATTGTTTTTTAAACAGATTGCAACGAAACATAATGCCAGAAAAGGAAACATTTTTAATAAGATCAAATATGTTACAGCGGTCTCTATGGATGTGGCGAAAAGCATTGCAAGCGATCATGTTAAAATTGTTTACAATGGTCTGATGCTCCAAGCTATTCCAAAAGGGAAAATAACGCATAAAAGATTTACAATTCTTGCCGTGGGACGACTTGACAAAATTAAAGGTTTTGATATTTTAATTAAAGAGTGTGCGAAGCTGGAATTTGATTTTTTGCTTCAAATTATTGGTGAAGGAGAAGAGAAGATTTCACTTCAGAGTTTGATTGATGATTTTGGATTAAATGAAAAGGTGAAACTGTTAGGCTTTCGAAAAGATATTCCATTAATGATGCACAATTCTGATGTGGTTGTACTAAGTTCACATAGTGAAGGTTTTAGCTTGGTGATGATTGAAGCACTTTTTTATGCGAATTCGTTTATCTCAACTAGAGTTAGCGGTGCTACCGAAATTTTAGATAGTCAGTTTTTAATTAATGGATGGGATGTGGCCGAAAAGATTAAAGATGTATATCTCAATTATGATCTTTATAAAAGTGATTTTATGCATTTGAAAAAAAAATTGCAGAAAAAATTCTTACTGCAAAACATCATAGAGCAGTATCTAAACATATATCAAAAAGTTTTACATGAAAAGAAATTTAAATAAGTATGATAAAAATTATGACAATGACTTAAGCAAATAAAATAATTTTTATAAACAAAGAGAAGAAAATGGTACTTAAAATATTAAAAATTACAGATAGCAAGCCGGGGCATGTTACGGTTAGCGATGGTGTTATTGAGGGAATACGGAAGAATTATGCAGTTGAAACTATTGAGATGAATGTGAGCCTAAGGATAAAATTTTTTTCTCATATTTTAAAATTTATATTTAATAACAATTGGTTTTTTAAAAAGATTTTACTTCATGATTGGACTATGACATTTTTTTATAAATATAATCACAGGCCAAATCAACAAATTCATTTGATTGTTTCAACAGGAGGAGACACCGCATTCATGAATATATGGCTAGCAAATATGTTAAATGCAAAAAATATTTTTTGCAGTAGTTTGAGGGGGATTAAGCCCGAACATTTTTCTCTTATTGTTAGTACTTTGGAACTTCATCTAAAAAATAGCATCACGCTTGAGAGTGCACCAACAAAAATTGGAACAAATAATATTTCTAAAGATGTCATACAATTTTGTGAAGAAAAAAGCATTAATAAAAAACAAAAATATTTTGTTTTGTTGATTGGAGGTGATGGCGCCGGATATAGATACACAAAAGAAGATTATGAGAATTTAGTTAAAAATTTTATGAAATTAGTACTTAAAAATGGTGCTAAAGGACTCATTACTACTTCTAGAAGAACCGGGAAAAAGAATGATATATTTCTTTATGAGCAGTTTTCAAGGCATAATGACCATATTGCGCATAGTGTTTATTTTTCTAAAAATCCAGAAAAGGTTGTTGCTGTTTATCTTGAACTCGCATCGGCTATTTTTGTAACTGAAGAAAGTGGTTCCATGATAACAGAGTCATTATTTTGTAAAAAACCTGTATTTACTCTTTATCCAAGACGAATTAGAGAGCAAAAAAGATATAAATTATTTCTAGATGATTTACGAGATAAAAAAAGAATTGTAAGCTTTGCCATACAAGATGATTTGGCTGCTCAGAATATACAGAGTTTTTTGTTTTTATATCTAGAAAAAACACCCATTGATGATTTGGCTGAAAAAATTCGTCCTTTTATTTTAAAATGCTTTTGAAATTAAAAAGCAAGCAACCTTCCTATTCTTTTTTGTAGTAATAATAAAGTATAGTTTTCATACGTTTATCATAAAAATATTTCTTTTTTTTGATGCTTTTTATCGCATTTCTATCTTTAAATTCTACACTTTTCCATGTATGATAGACAATATCTTTTGGAATGATAGGCTCTAAGTAGGTTTTAATAAAAGGGTAAAGAGAAGAGTTAAAGGAAATTGCCTCAGAATGTTGTTTTGCAATTTGAATTTTAATGCGGTTTGCCTCTTCTTTTAATAGCTTATTATTATTTGTTGATAACATTTGATCAACAGGATTATTGAATAAATAGTAAGAGGTATGAAACCCGGCATCGCTAATTTTTTTAAGTTTTTCGCTTTGCAATGAACTCTCAAAAATAATAATTGATTTAATATGATAACGTTCATCGAGATAATTTAAATGATTCAGGATTAGGTCTATATTCTTATCGGATACATTTTTAACATCCATCCATATTTTTTTAATTTTGTAAGGTTTGATTTTTTTTAGATAGGTTTCAAACGTTGTTCCGCCAAGGTCTTCCTTGTCGTGTCCAATTTCAAAGCAAGATATGCTATTGTCCTTTGTTTGAAAAAAAAGATCAAGTTCAAACGATCGAATACCACTCTCTAAAATGCTATTAAGTTTGGTAAAACTATTCACTTCATGTGGAACCATCCGGCCGTCAAGCTTTTGTGCCAATAAATCCTCAATATTCTTTTTTTGAGAGATATGTTGAAATGACGCTAATAATAATTTAAAAATAACAAGTATTAGAAAAATAGAAAAAACAATTTTTTTAATCAATAACTTTCCTTGTGCGCTAAAATATGCAAATCAGTGCTATAATTATACTCATAATTAATTTTTTTATACATCAAAAGATTTTATTACTGACAAAAAAAGAATGCTATCAAGGCGTAGGAAAATACTCAATGCTCTGCTTAAAATACAAAGAAAAAAGTTTTTTTTGTTTTAAAAAATCATTATTGATGAGCTTAATATATTCGTCTGCGGTTACTTTGATTTTGTTGGGAATGGATAAATTATATTCGACTAGCAATGAATTTTTTTTATTTGATATAACACGAAGAGAAAGTTATAAAGTATTTTTTTTGATATTAATGCTCTCAATGATATCAAAACCAAAAATCAGATTGTCGATTATATCAATTTTATTATTATTTTCATTTTTTCAGTATATGCATTATGAGTATTTTGGTAAAAACATTGGTGCTATAGAATTTTATTTATTCTTTACAAATACGCATGAAGTTTTTGAAACACTAAATACAATGTGGAATATGGCTTTTGTACCAATTTCAATCGTTTTGGTTGCTTTTGTTTTAATTTATTTTATAGATGTAAAGTTTGGTTCAAAAGTTTTCAAATATAAGTATGGATTGCATATCTTATTGGTAGGTATTTTGTTGCTAATAAGTCAATTATTTTATTTTGCAAATATAAAACAAGATGGGTTTCGGCATAAAGATGGTAAGTTAATTTACCCAATAACCAATAGACATTCTGCGAGAAATTTTTTTGTAA is a window encoding:
- a CDS encoding glycosyl transferase codes for the protein MRIVQLLPELNEGGVERGVVDLNREFIKKGIENIVISNGGILVDQILKDGGKHIQHDICSKNIFTVPLRVFRLRKILKKINPDIIHVRSRVPAWLVYFANRSLKFKVVSTVHGFNSVNFYSKIMTMGDHVICVSGAIKSYVQEHYHTADEKITIISRGIDLVKFNPENIDKDFIKQFSKQYGLEGRFVVSVVGRITQLKDHQTFIRAIALLKHENPTIAGLIVGGAHEDKQGYFDGLKKLVGQLGADENIIFTGSQDKVAEIYTLSDVVVSSSKKPESFGRSVAEALALNTPVVATAHGGVLDIIIEGGNGFFYPVGDAYGLAEKIMACRTLKFDGYDYVSKFFSLKQMVEKTLAVYKDKL
- a CDS encoding acylhydrolase, encoding MAEILALGDCNTAGVGDLYAQSYPELFAKKIGKNVKNCGYTMSTTREMIHFFNNNFTKDTEIILIQYGLVDSWKTFKYSPYVLYYPDTTARKFFRKLVKKYKKICKKLGLNELLGVKNVVDLDEYKKNIEYVIEKAIGRKIFLIDTIPNQETFRNNEIQKYNEIMKILSLKYQNVFKVNTYYDFEGQKKFYLDETHMNAEGIKLITDNILTVYVDTISLQ
- a CDS encoding lipopolysaccharide biosynthesis protein, yielding MTVVQFLASKGRGGLESIFSDLCLALSAHVKLHVIVFKDSDVLSTLDNRVQIHLLSSYSSRFNPLLYFELFLLLKKIKPDLVHTHGAKATEIMYHLSQILFFKQIATKHNARKGNIFNKIKYVTAVSMDVAKSIASDHVKIVYNGLMLQAIPKGKITHKRFTILAVGRLDKIKGFDILIKECAKLEFDFLLQIIGEGEEKISLQSLIDDFGLNEKVKLLGFRKDIPLMMHNSDVVVLSSHSEGFSLVMIEALFYANSFISTRVSGATEILDSQFLINGWDVAEKIKDVYLNYDLYKSDFMHLKKKLQKKFLLQNIIEQYLNIYQKVLHEKKFK